The following nucleotide sequence is from Paenarthrobacter ureafaciens.
TTCGTCGGCGAAAGCTACGACACCCGCATCCGCGGCAGGGGAGCCACCTTCGTTGCCGCCGTCGGCCCAATCGGCGCGATCATCTCCAGCGCACTGGCCGCGACCCTGTTGTCCAATGGAGGCAACTGGGCTCTGGCAGCGTTTCTCTTTGGCGCTATCCCGTGCGTGCTCTCCGGGATAGCCGTGCTCTTCTCCCGTAAACACCAGCACGTACCCGACCCTGTACACGTCCCAGCCCCCACGGAGGAGGCCGCGGCTGGTGAGGCGTCCCGCTAACCACACCAACCTCGGATAGGGCCGTGCCCAAGAGCAGGTTCTAGCGGTCGTTGCAACACCCCGAACTTTTGGGAGTTGCAACGACCGTGTCGTCTTTAACGGAGGAATCTGCCGGGCGGAGGAAATACACGCCGGAGCAGAAGGCTAAGTTCTTCCTCGCGTTGGACCGCTGTGGGAGCGTGAGCGTGGCCGCCGCGGAGCTCGGCTTGAATCTGATGACGTGCTTTCAGTGGGTCCTCCGGAATCGTAAGGTTGGGCCCAGCGGAAATACGCATCCGCCCAGAAGGCGGAGATCTTCAGAGTCTTCGACCGGGTCAAGAGCACGAGGCAGGCTGCAAGAGAACTCGGACTTAACCCTGATACATGCGCCGGGTGGGTTCGTAAAGCCGGGCTAAAAAGCCGGGGGAAGCCGGGCGCGGGCACTCATCCTGGTATCGGCCCTGGAGAAGGCTATCGACCCGCCATACCTCAACGTCCAGGAGCGGGAGCTGATCCGGGACCTGCAAGCAGCCGGGTCCTTCATCAGGGCGATCGCCGTACCCTGGCACGACCGGCTTCTACGGTCAGCCGGGAACTTGCCTGCAATACCGATCCCCGGGGGGCTACCTGCCCCGCGGAGCGCACCGGAAAGCCGCTGCCCGGCGGGCCGGGCCCAAAACGGCCAACTCGCCGTCGAGTCGGACCTGCGTGACTATGTGAAGGACAAACTGCTCCTGCGCTGGTCTCCGGAACAGATCAGCCACAAGTTGATCGAAAAGTTCCCAGACAACCCGGAGATGCCTGTGAGCCCGGAGACGATCTATCAAGCCCTCTACATCCAAGCCAGAGGCGGACTCAAACGCGAGGTCCAAGCAGCACTCTGTGCCGGCCGAACGCGTCGCAAACCCAACACGATAGGCGAACAACGCACGCCCAGGTTCATCGACCCCATCGCCGGCGCGCACAACCAATCGGCGATCGCGGCCCTGGTCGAACGCCACAACCCGCTATGTGATGCTCGTGCACCTCCCGGACGACCACACCGCGGAAACAGTCCGCGACGGCCTCATCACAACCATGGCCACAGACATGCAGGTCTACTTCTGTGACCCGACCAGTCCTTGGCAACGCGGCTCCAACGAGAACACCAACGGGCTGCTGCGCCAGTACTTCCCCAAGGGCACCGACCTGTCCCTCTACGGACCCGAAGACCTCGAGCACGTCGCCCGGGAACTCAAAGGGCGCCGCCCACGCAAAACAATGACCCCTAGAAACCGCCAAGGGTACGGCCCTATCTGGGTCCAGCACTGGCGACCGGATAGTCGCACTACTTTAAGCTTGCGATGTCAGTAGCGCGGCGTCGATGGCCCCCGAGCTGGCGGTACAGCGCCTATGAAACCCGATCCTCGAACTCATCAGAATTCGTATATAGGCGTCGACGGAACGGCATTCGCCCGCGTCCGCCGAAGTGTGGGGGAAATCGCGGGCCCGGATCAGTTTTTCCGAGACTCCTTCACTTGATTTTCGGCCTTCGCAACAGATCGACGCCGTGACATCTGGCAGACCAAACGAGGTGGATGCTGTGCCGTGCGACGCGGCAGCCAGCCCTCCGGGGGCGTTCAGGGGCGCAATGCCGCTGAGCCTGGTCGGAGAGTTCCGTGCGTGGTGCCCATTTCGTCGCCCACCCTCAGAGGTTTGCTGCTGAAGATACCTTCGTGTGCCAATACGGGGCGATTGTCTCCAGCAAGTTCCGTGTAGCGCTCTTCAAGTTTTTCCCTTTTCTCGATGCTTCGTTGCCACGCTCGGACCGTCTCCGGGTCACCGCCGTTTACCTGTTGCCAGCTGCGGGGGCGGTCTTCTTTTGATGGCCCAGGATCGACGCGTCCGCTCAGGCCAATGCGCGGCGGTTTCCTTTTGGCGGCAGAAGAACAGACGGGACAAACGGGGTCGTCGGCAAACATCGACGAGAGACTTGCTTCGAAAACGTGCCCCTCGACGCAACGGAAATCGTAGAGAATCACTGGTAGTGCCCCTGATGCGCCCATCGAATCTGGCTCGTTTGCTCGGACTCGTGCCCGAAAATCATCTCGGCGTTCGTCCGCTCTTGGATTCGCCGGAGCTTCTCAACCGACTCAAGCCAGAGGAGGTTATTCCAGACGACAGCGGCACCTACAGCCGGTGGGCCGAATGAGTCGCGCAAGTAGACTGCGTCCGAGGTAAAGATCTTGGTTCCGTCCTCCGGGAGGTCGACCTGAAGTGACATTGTTCCCCACGTGTGCCCAGGGGTGTCTATGACGGAAACGCCAGGGACGATTTCGGTATCGCCCTCGATGGCATCGATCGTCAGGCCTTCGAAGTCTGCCTTCAGATGCCCACCCAAGTGCGAGCCCATTATTCCCTGCACCCCCTCCAATTCCTTACGGTTGGCGACGATTTTGGTTCTGCCGTTGTCGAACAGACGCGCGTTACCCGCGTGGTCAAGGTGGAGGTGGGAAAGAACGAGTAGGTCGATGTCTGCAGGTTCCAGACCCACTTGGGCAAGCGAGGCGTCCAAGAACCCGGATGCACTCGAAGACTCAGTCTTAACCGGGAAGTAGTTGTCCATTCCGCTCTCTTGCCAGCGCGAACTCCAATCCCGGGGGACTCCGGTGTCCCACAGAATCCGACCCTCAGGGTGCTCAATCAGGACCGCATGAGTTGGGATGTCGCCCCACTCCCGTTGACGTTCCCTATTATTTCGGTCCGCGATGATCCGTCCCGGTTTCAGTAGGAGCCAAGCCATGTCGGCTTCCATAACCCCGGTTTCAAGAACGTGGACCTTCAGGTGATCCCTTGTCATGCCAATCCGTTCCGTAGCGTCTGAGGCGTATAGCGATTGATCGACATAATGTCAGACGATCGGCCAATCCTCAAGAAGGTGGGACCGCAATAATGCTCTTGCGCGTGACTGGACTCACACCTATACTCAAATCACCGCTCGTTATGATTGTCATACATTCTTTCTTCATACAAACGAGTTTCGCGTATTCGTCGCCGGCTGACGTGTAGTGACTGTCAGTCAACCTATAAGGAGTTCAGAATGGTCAAGGAAGACCACGATTGTGTTTCTCCCCCCTCCGGGGGGAAGAAACTGGCCATGCGTGCGGGATGGGCCTTTGCCCTCGCATCGGTCTTGGCGCTCACTGCCTGTGGCGGCGGCAGCGACTTCGGTCCTGCGGCTGGACCCGGGGCGGCGACGTCTTCCGAGTCAGTGCTGTCATCTCTCCCGGCTGATGCACAGACCGCCTATGAGAACGCTGACGCGTTAATCGGAACGACGCCGTACGGCGAGGGGTGGCAACCCAAGGGGCCGGCACCATGGACTATTGGCTATACGAGTCCGTACGCAGGAAATTCCTGGCAGACAACGGCTATGGATCACCTGATGAACGATGTGGTTCCGCGGTACCAGAAGGCTGGCTTGATCAAAGAGGTGATCGTTGCCCAGTCGGGTGGCGACGACACGGTGCAGAACCAGCAGATCCGACAACTCGTTGACCAGGGCGCAGACATTTTGATCGCCTGCTGCTCAGCAAAAACAGCTCTAAACCAGTCAATTGAGTACGCCCATGAAAAAGGTGTGCCTTTTGTTGCATGGAGTGGGCACGTGGATTCGCCATACGCCGTCAGCGCAGTAACGAACTATCGTCAGGCTGGAAGCGTCTTTGCCAAGTCAGTCTTCGACAAGATCGGTGGCAAAGGCAACGTTCTGGATGTCCAAGGCGTTCCGGGAGCCACCAATGCCATCGATTTCGAGGCCGGGGTTCAGGATGCGCTGAAGGAATACCCCGACATCAAACTTGTGGGGTCTGTCAACGGTATGTGGTCTGCGCCTGTGACTAAGACTGAGGTGCAGAAGTTCCTCGCAACCCACCCGGGCCAACTGGATGGTATTGTCGCGCAACCTGCTTCGGCTACGGGCGCTCTGCAGGCGCTTCAGCAGTCTGGTCGACCTGTTGTGCCGATCAATATCGGTGGAGAAACGGGCGCTGCGTGCTATTGGGTGAATCATCCTGAATTCGCCGACACTGGCTACAACATCTGGCCGCCAAAGGGTGAGATGGAACTGGGCATCGAGACTGCGGTACGCATCCTTCAGCAGCAGGGGCCGAAGATTCAGTCCATCGTCCTCAGCGTATCGCCCATTAGTTACGAGGACGCCAAAGCGGCCCTTGGGCCGAATTGTGACCCCAATGCCGATGGCTGGCTGGAGCCCAAGGACGGCTGGCTGACAGGTACCAAGCTTGATGCCTTCTTCGAGAAGCCCAGTGATCCGTTCGCCTGGAAGCCGTAATAGGCGGGCCGCCCGCTCTCGAAATAGATGATCACCGGAAGCGGTCGGTAAACAGAAGATCAACCCACGAAGCTGTCAGATGCACTGACAGACATCAAAGATGATGGATGGAGAACACAAGAAATGTCTGAGTACGATCTGGTCGTAATTGGTAGCGGTTTTGCTGGGGCCTCTGCCGCCCTGAGCTACTGCGAGAAAGCAGCCGACGAAGGTCGGTCCGGCCGGGTAGCAGTGGTCGAAGTTGGAGCAGAAGACGAACGTTCCGGAGGGTCACGCTGGACCATGGCCTGGCTTCGCGTCTACGAAGACGGCAGGCTCGACGAGTCCTGGAAGGACCGAGTTCAGGAAACGTCCAAGGGACTTGCTGACTTGGAATACTGCCTGGCACTGGAGCGTGAAGTCCCCGGGACCATCAAGTACCTGGAAGCCCATGGGGTGGAGCTCTACCAGCACTGGGAAAACGATGTCGCTCTTGAATACGAAACCGACAAGAGCATCAAATGGCCGGTCGGAGGTGGTCTTCAAATCGTCAACAACCTCCTCGCGCATTTCAGGAAGTTTGATAATTCCGAGATCCTCTACGAAACCGAAGCCGTAAAGCTGAGCATTTCGGACGAAGGCCGTGTCAACGGCGTGGTAGTCCGCGGTAAGGACGGGCTCCTTCGAACGCTCAGCTCCAAGGCCGTCGTCATTGCATCGGGCGGTTTCGAAGGTAACCCGGAAATGTTGACGCAGTACCTCGGCAATAACGCCGTCGACATAAAGCCAATCGTTCCAGGGCTGCACCGCAACAAGGGCGCCGGTATCCGCATGGCCATGGACATCGGGGCCGACACCGCCGGACAGTTCGACATGTTCCACTCCGAGGTCGTCGACTCTCGGACCAGCCGCCCTGACTCTGTAATTTGGGGCCACAACTACGGAATCTGTGTCAACGAACAGGGAAAGCGGTTCTTCGACGAGGGCGAAGACTACCTCTTTGCCCACTTCGAATTGCTGGCATACGAAGTCTGGAAAAACCAGAACCAGAAAGCCTACTTCATCACCGATAAGCCAGTCATGGAACGCATGCGCCCGGGCTGGGTCTATGAGACCACCGATTTGGAGCCGGAGGAGGGCGCGACGCTGGCTGAACTGGCAACCAAGCTGGGTCTCAGCCCGGAAGCACTCGAAGCCACCGTTCAGGAATTCAACGCGGCCACGGTCGGCGGACCATTCCAGCCTGAAATCCTTGACGGGTTGAGCACCGAAGGTCTCGTCCCACCAAAGTCCAACTGGGCGAATCGGATCGAATCCGGGCCATACTACGGATATCCGCTTGAGGCGAGGATCACCTTTACCTTTGGTGGGCTCAAAACAGACACCCAGGCGCGGGTCATCTCCGGCGGTGGAGTGCCGATTCCAGGCCTCTACGCAGCGGGCGAAATCACGGGATTGTTCTACCACGAGTACCCGCCGGCGACGTCGTCAATTCGTTCCATGACCTTTGGCCGAGTCGCAGGAGCTAACGCTGTGGGCTACCTGAACGAGCTGGAATCAGGCGACGCCTCAGTTTCGGCGCCGGCGACTCCACCCGCCAGCCGTGCTGCTGAGGCGACAGCCAGCCAAGGCTCGGCCATCCCCGCAGTCCCGGAGTCCGAAGCTGCGTCGAAGGCTGCTGAGGCAGCTGGCAGCAGGCGGTAGCTGGAGCAGGTGAGAGGCTCACCGCGGAGGTTACCTCGCCAAGTCCCATACGGAGCAAAAACTAGATAACAGGAGCTGGCACGCCTCGGGAACGGGGCGTGCCATTCCCTATTGGAGGAAAGTATGAGTCAACCACGTGTCTTCGACATGCCGCGTATCGAACGAGTCATTGAGGGCGGTGGTGCTATCCAACAAATTCCCGCCGAACTGGAGCGGCGGGGACTCAACCGTGCTCTTCTCGTAGCAGGCAAGTCCATCAGCGCCACGCGACAATTCGGTGATCTCGTCAGTGTGCTGGGAGCCAGGGCCGTCGCGGTGTACGGCAGGGTCGAGGCCCATAACCCAGTCAAGCGACTAGCTGAGCTAGTGGAGATCGCTCAGAACGCACGTGCCGACGTCGTGATAGGTGTCGGCGGAGGCTCCGCTGTTGACGCGGCGAAGCTCACGGCATTGGGAGTGGGGGAGGGTATTCAATCGGCGCAGGACTTCCTGGGCTACAGCATTTCCCATGGGTTGCCGGAGCTGCAAGGTACCCCGCTTCCTGTCCTGGCCGTGCCGACAACCTTATCGGCGGCAGAGTGGAATGGGGTTGCCGCCTTTGTTGACGACACGACAAACACCAAGGAACTGACCAGGTACCTCGCCCTTACGCCCAGAATTGTGGTGCTCGATCCGGAGCTGTGTGCCTTAACTCCCAGGAAGTTGTGGATCACAACCGGTGTCAGGGCGATCGATCATGCAGTAGAAATCGCCTATGCAACGAATGCGCACCCTTTCACCACGGCGCTGTGCACTGCGGCTCTCCGCACCCTGGCCGAGGATCTTCCCCTGACGGCGTCTGACCCTCATGACTACGAAGCGGCTCTGCGCTGCCAGCAGGCGGCCTGGATGTCACTGGTCGGAGTGCACAACGTACCAGTGGGGTTATCCCATGCCATCGGCCACCAGTTGGGTGCGGCCGGCGTTCCCCACGGCGTAACGTCCTGCATCACGCTGCCGCACGTTATGCGGTTCTACGCTCAAGCGACCGCAAGCCAACAGGCCATTATGGCCACCGTGCTGGCAGCGGCAAGAGGAACAACGAACGCCATGTCGGCTCCTGAGGAGCTGGAGCTGCTCTTCGAAAAGCTGGGAGTACCGCGGCAAATCCGTGAATTCGGCCTGAGCCCGGAGGCGTTGGAGAACGTTGTTCGCGCGACGATGGGCGAGGCGGAAGCCGTCATTCGTCAAGCACCGCGACCGGTATCAGCCGATGATGTAAGGGAGCTCTTACAGAAAGCCTACTAGCGAGCCGCACATATAGCGGAGAATACGTCGTTCTCATTCTTGCAACGCGGCAGATGCCAGCTCGCAACCAGCGGTTCCTGATCGGTCGTCGCGACACCCAAATAGCAGGTGTCGCGACGACCGATCTGCTTAACGTCGACAGGATGGTTTGCACAACCGAAGCACGGTTGGGTGGCCGCCGCCGTGGCACAACCCGCCGCCGCAGTGCCCGAGCGAATTGAGGACTCCATCGTTGGGCATCGCGCAACGGGCACGCAAAAGCCCGGCGGGGGATACCAGCCGGGCTTAAGCGCACTTTCGAACGCCGGCAATCACGTCATCGCGGGGCCTGGATAGCCTTGGTCTCGTCGGGGTCGGCGCCAGTGGAGCCAGCAACTTCATTGAGCGTTTCCTGGACGACGCGCATCGCTGCGAGCCCCGCGGGTGCGCCGCAATAGGCGGTGGCCTGCACGATTGATTCTACGATCTCACTTGGTTCTAAACCGTTCCTCAGGCCGCCTCGAACATGCACGGAAAGTTCGTGGTGCTGGTTGAGCGCGACCAGCATGCCGATATTGAGGAGGCTACGGCTTCGACGGTCAAGGCCGGGTCGGGTCCACACAGCGCCCCATACTGTTTCAGTGATGTGGGTCTGCAGGGCCTCACTTTCTGTTCCCGCTGTGCGCTCGAGGGAACCAGCGACGTATGCATCCCCGAGTACCTCCCTACGTACCTTGATTCCGGCATTCCATAGTTCGCTCTGTTCGTCTGCTTCATGCTGATTAGTCATTTCGGTCCTTCACGTATTCAGTCGTTCCCGCGTTGCGGCGCCACTGCCGGAGTTTCCCCTGGGCAGAGGGTTGATATGGAGGTCGAGAGCTTAGATTTGCTGTCTGATGTGGGGATTGCGCGCGTAGAAGCCGACGAGCGGGACGATCAGGAGGCCGAGTACAAATTGTTGTGCGTTGTTGTTCAATCCGTAGCCCACCAAGAGCGAGGTCAGGGCGATAAGGACGAGCACGCCGACGAGTGTGCTGCCATATCCTCCCCTGCCGCCGAGCAGGGAGGTTCCCCCTACGGCAACTGCGGCCACGGTGAGGAAGAGGTAGGGATCGCCCACACGCACGAACGCTCCACCTGTGAAGCCGAGCAGGAGTATTCCCGTGGCACCTGAAAAGAGGCCGCTGAGCGCGTAGACAGTGACCCACCGGCGCGGTTCGGAGATGAGCATGAGGCGGGCGGCTGAGCGGTTTCCACCCAAGGCATACGTGCTCCGACCAAACCACGTTGAACGCATGATGAAGATCAGGGCAGCGGCGAGAACAAGCCAAATGAGGATGACTGGAGGTACAGGAACGCCTAGCGTTTCTCCACTCAGCGAGGAAATGTTGGCGAGCCAATCAGGTACCACTCCGCTCGTGCCACCGGCATTCGAGGCGCCCGCGCTCGTGAGAACTTGCGTCGCCCCCACGGTGGCGAATCCAACACCCAGGGACACGATGAGAGCTTGATTCTGAAGATGGAGACTTATGAGGCCGTTTATCGTGCCGACGACGATGCCGAGAACAAGAGTAATCACGATCGCCATGCCTGCCGGTACGCCCGAGCTGATCATGTAGAGGGTCCCGATGTTGGCAGAACCAATCAAGTAGGGAATGGAGAGGTCAAGCCCGCCGAGCAACGCGCAGAGAGTCTGCCCAACCGATGCCAGGCCAAGGAAAGCGCCGAGAAGCAGCATGGAGCGAACATTAGAGCCAGATAGGAAACCTTGTACTGTGGCGGCGCCGACGGCAAGCAATGCCGCCAGCATAATGAGCCCGAGTATGACGTTCTTTTGCCCCGACGCCTTGGACAGCAGCGGTACTCGGATGTTTCGTTGTTGCGCTTTGATGGATGTCATGATGCTTTTACCTCCCGGCGCTTGCGCCACAGTGATGGGATGATCACGCTGATCAGGAGTGCTGCAACCAGGATGAGGCCGTACGAGAGCTGCACAACGAATGAGGCCAATGACCCCAGAGAGAACGTGGTCAGAGTGAATGAGATAAGCGTGACGGCGACGGCCCCGGGAATGGAGCCCAATACGCCGCCGCGCCCACCCGCAAGGCTGATACCTCCAAGCACCAGGGCTGTAATCGCTGCGAGTGTGTAGGTGCCTCCTTGGGTGGGGTTTCCCGATGCTATTTGACCGGTGTAGGCCAGGCCGCCCGCACCAATCAGCAACCCGGAAATACCGTGAGCGACTACGCGGATCATAGTAACGGGTACTCCGCTGACGAACGCGGTGCGCTGGTTCGACCCGACGAGCCTTAGGTTTGTGAACAGTTGGGTTCTGGTGAACGCCCACCAACCCAATATTGCCAAGATCAGAACAATAGTCATTGGGGCGAGTATCGACCTGCCGGATCCCCACTCAGCGAGCCATCTCGGAGCCTGACCGCCAGGCTGTGCGAGGATAACCAGGTTGATCCCGGACAATGCCAGGAATGCACTCAGAGTTACGATCACCGGTTCGATGCGGGCGACCGTAATGACGATGGCCTGGATGATTTGTATCAAGACACCAATGCCAAGCGCCCACGCGATGACAGCAACGGGTGACCCTATCTGTTGGTCGAAGAGGACTTTGACGAGGGTGACATTGACGAAGATCATCAGCGGACCCGCGGACAGATCAACACCGCTGCCCACCAGGGCCGTGACAGTTATTCCCATCACCACCAGGACCAGAGGTACGGCCGAGACCAGCAGCCCCCCGATGCCGCTGGCAGTGAAGAGGTAAGGAGCGCGTATTGCGCACACGATGAGAAGGACGGCAAGCAAACCCCACGCGGCGAATGCGTAGGTAGATTTGCTGGTGAATCTGCCAAATCGGCTTTGTTGTTTCATTGCTGCTCCACCAGTGCTTTCTCGACGTCGAAGTCTGCTTCAAGGTGACCGAACATTCCGGCAAGAACGCGGTCGGAGGTGATGTTGTCGCCGGTCACCCAACCCAGGAGGGCGCCGTCGCGGAAAACGGCCACACGGTCACAGAGCCCGATGAGTTCATCGATCTCGGTAGAGAGATAGATAATTCCGGTTCCTTCGAGAGCTAGATGTTCCAACTGGGCATACAGTTCGCGCTTTGTGCTGATGTCGACTCCACGTGCGGGATCGTTGAGGGCAACAACTTGCGGATCTTGAGCCAGTTCCCTACCGATGAGGACTTTTTGTTGGTTACCGCCGCTGAGGGAGGTGATGGGATCCGATGATGCGCCTGCCCGTAGCTTCAGGGTTTTGGACATGTCATTAAAGCGAGCCGAGATGGCTGTCCTGTCGATGACGCCGGCACGGCGGTGATGACGGTACAACGGCATCCCGAAATTCTCGAAAATGCTGAGATTCGGGAAAATCCCCTCCTTGCGTCGATCGCCTGAAATATAGGAGACTTTCGCTGCTACAGCTTCTGCCAGGTTGCTAATGGGGTGCTCTGCGCCGGTCCTGGCAATGGCGGTAACTTCGCCGTTGATGGCCTGTCGTACGCCCGTGAGGGTTTGGAGGAACTCGGCCTGACCTTGACCGTCCAACCCGGCAAAGCCGACGATCTCGCCACTATGCAGCACAAAGTCCGAAGGCCGTGCTCCCTGCGTTGCCACGAGCCCGGCGGCTTGAAGGACGATGTCTGCTGTTCCGCCCTTGGAGAGCCTTTGCGATGGAGCTGCCTGGCCGTTCCGCTCCTTGACGCCGGTCATGAGTTCAATAAGACGGGATTCTGTGATCTCGCTGCCTCTGAGGATCCCGACGTCAATTCCGTCGCGCAGAACCGTTGCACTGTCGGCGAAAGTCGTGAGCTCAGCGATACGGTGAGTAACAATCACAACGCAGACGCCTT
It contains:
- a CDS encoding FAD-binding protein; this encodes MSEYDLVVIGSGFAGASAALSYCEKAADEGRSGRVAVVEVGAEDERSGGSRWTMAWLRVYEDGRLDESWKDRVQETSKGLADLEYCLALEREVPGTIKYLEAHGVELYQHWENDVALEYETDKSIKWPVGGGLQIVNNLLAHFRKFDNSEILYETEAVKLSISDEGRVNGVVVRGKDGLLRTLSSKAVVIASGGFEGNPEMLTQYLGNNAVDIKPIVPGLHRNKGAGIRMAMDIGADTAGQFDMFHSEVVDSRTSRPDSVIWGHNYGICVNEQGKRFFDEGEDYLFAHFELLAYEVWKNQNQKAYFITDKPVMERMRPGWVYETTDLEPEEGATLAELATKLGLSPEALEATVQEFNAATVGGPFQPEILDGLSTEGLVPPKSNWANRIESGPYYGYPLEARITFTFGGLKTDTQARVISGGGVPIPGLYAAGEITGLFYHEYPPATSSIRSMTFGRVAGANAVGYLNELESGDASVSAPATPPASRAAEATASQGSAIPAVPESEAASKAAEAAGSRR
- a CDS encoding sugar ABC transporter ATP-binding protein, encoding MVNEDLDLDLAPRTMAAENFETAVVIQDVKKSFGETQALRGASFSARAGEIHAIVGENGSGKSTLAKIMSGIVLPDEGSVDIHGHHVSSPGEALKTGVATVFQEVLVAEGASISDNVFIGSQGVWHSRTSRSEQHRRATDVLEQLMGHPVDASALVETLSLADRQWVTIARALVRSPRVVIFDESTAALDLSGAARLYAQMERLRSEGVCVVIVTHRIAELTTFADSATVLRDGIDVGILRGSEITESRLIELMTGVKERNGQAAPSQRLSKGGTADIVLQAAGLVATQGARPSDFVLHSGEIVGFAGLDGQGQAEFLQTLTGVRQAINGEVTAIARTGAEHPISNLAEAVAAKVSYISGDRRKEGIFPNLSIFENFGMPLYRHHRRAGVIDRTAISARFNDMSKTLKLRAGASSDPITSLSGGNQQKVLIGRELAQDPQVVALNDPARGVDISTKRELYAQLEHLALEGTGIIYLSTEIDELIGLCDRVAVFRDGALLGWVTGDNITSDRVLAGMFGHLEADFDVEKALVEQQ
- a CDS encoding ABC transporter permease, which encodes MTSIKAQQRNIRVPLLSKASGQKNVILGLIMLAALLAVGAATVQGFLSGSNVRSMLLLGAFLGLASVGQTLCALLGGLDLSIPYLIGSANIGTLYMISSGVPAGMAIVITLVLGIVVGTINGLISLHLQNQALIVSLGVGFATVGATQVLTSAGASNAGGTSGVVPDWLANISSLSGETLGVPVPPVILIWLVLAAALIFIMRSTWFGRSTYALGGNRSAARLMLISEPRRWVTVYALSGLFSGATGILLLGFTGGAFVRVGDPYLFLTVAAVAVGGTSLLGGRGGYGSTLVGVLVLIALTSLLVGYGLNNNAQQFVLGLLIVPLVGFYARNPHIRQQI
- a CDS encoding ABC transporter permease; the encoded protein is MKQQSRFGRFTSKSTYAFAAWGLLAVLLIVCAIRAPYLFTASGIGGLLVSAVPLVLVVMGITVTALVGSGVDLSAGPLMIFVNVTLVKVLFDQQIGSPVAVIAWALGIGVLIQIIQAIVITVARIEPVIVTLSAFLALSGINLVILAQPGGQAPRWLAEWGSGRSILAPMTIVLILAILGWWAFTRTQLFTNLRLVGSNQRTAFVSGVPVTMIRVVAHGISGLLIGAGGLAYTGQIASGNPTQGGTYTLAAITALVLGGISLAGGRGGVLGSIPGAVAVTLISFTLTTFSLGSLASFVVQLSYGLILVAALLISVIIPSLWRKRREVKAS
- the ahlD gene encoding N-acyl homoserine lactonase AhlD — protein: MTRDHLKVHVLETGVMEADMAWLLLKPGRIIADRNNRERQREWGDIPTHAVLIEHPEGRILWDTGVPRDWSSRWQESGMDNYFPVKTESSSASGFLDASLAQVGLEPADIDLLVLSHLHLDHAGNARLFDNGRTKIVANRKELEGVQGIMGSHLGGHLKADFEGLTIDAIEGDTEIVPGVSVIDTPGHTWGTMSLQVDLPEDGTKIFTSDAVYLRDSFGPPAVGAAVVWNNLLWLESVEKLRRIQERTNAEMIFGHESEQTSQIRWAHQGHYQ
- a CDS encoding carboxymuconolactone decarboxylase family protein, which gives rise to MTNQHEADEQSELWNAGIKVRREVLGDAYVAGSLERTAGTESEALQTHITETVWGAVWTRPGLDRRSRSLLNIGMLVALNQHHELSVHVRGGLRNGLEPSEIVESIVQATAYCGAPAGLAAMRVVQETLNEVAGSTGADPDETKAIQAPR
- a CDS encoding iron-containing alcohol dehydrogenase — protein: MSQPRVFDMPRIERVIEGGGAIQQIPAELERRGLNRALLVAGKSISATRQFGDLVSVLGARAVAVYGRVEAHNPVKRLAELVEIAQNARADVVIGVGGGSAVDAAKLTALGVGEGIQSAQDFLGYSISHGLPELQGTPLPVLAVPTTLSAAEWNGVAAFVDDTTNTKELTRYLALTPRIVVLDPELCALTPRKLWITTGVRAIDHAVEIAYATNAHPFTTALCTAALRTLAEDLPLTASDPHDYEAALRCQQAAWMSLVGVHNVPVGLSHAIGHQLGAAGVPHGVTSCITLPHVMRFYAQATASQQAIMATVLAAARGTTNAMSAPEELELLFEKLGVPRQIREFGLSPEALENVVRATMGEAEAVIRQAPRPVSADDVRELLQKAY
- a CDS encoding ABC transporter substrate-binding protein, with the protein product MVKEDHDCVSPPSGGKKLAMRAGWAFALASVLALTACGGGSDFGPAAGPGAATSSESVLSSLPADAQTAYENADALIGTTPYGEGWQPKGPAPWTIGYTSPYAGNSWQTTAMDHLMNDVVPRYQKAGLIKEVIVAQSGGDDTVQNQQIRQLVDQGADILIACCSAKTALNQSIEYAHEKGVPFVAWSGHVDSPYAVSAVTNYRQAGSVFAKSVFDKIGGKGNVLDVQGVPGATNAIDFEAGVQDALKEYPDIKLVGSVNGMWSAPVTKTEVQKFLATHPGQLDGIVAQPASATGALQALQQSGRPVVPINIGGETGAACYWVNHPEFADTGYNIWPPKGEMELGIETAVRILQQQGPKIQSIVLSVSPISYEDAKAALGPNCDPNADGWLEPKDGWLTGTKLDAFFEKPSDPFAWKP